The following are encoded together in the Cynocephalus volans isolate mCynVol1 chromosome 4, mCynVol1.pri, whole genome shotgun sequence genome:
- the LOC134375757 gene encoding olfactory receptor 10A5-like, with protein sequence MSFSSLPAEIQSLLFLTFLIIYLVTLMGNSLIILVTLADPMLHSPMYFFLRNLSFLEIGFNLVAVPKMLRTLLARDTSISFLGCATQMYFFFFFGVAECFLLATMAYDRYVAICSPLHYPVIMSQKTCAKLAAASWFPGFPVATVQTTWLFSFPFCGPNKVNHFFCDSPPVLRLVCADTALFEIYAIVGTILVVMIPCLLIFCSYTRIAAAILKIPSAKGKHKAFSTCSSHLLVVSLFYVSLSLTYFRPKSNNSPESKKLLSLSYTVVTPMLNPIIYSLRNNEVKNALSRTFHKAPALRSCIP encoded by the coding sequence ATGAGCTTCTCTTCCCTGCCTGCTGAAATACAGTCGCTGCTCTTCCTGACATTTCTCATCATCTACCTGGTCACCCTGATGGGAAACAGCCTCATCATTCTGGTTACCTTGGCTGACCCCATGCTGCACAgtcccatgtacttcttcctcaggAACTTGTCCTTCTTGGAGATTGGCTTCAACCTAGTCGCTGTGCCCAAAATGCTGAGGACCCTGCTTGCCCGGGACACATCCATCTCCTTCCTTGGTTGTGCCACTCAgatgtatttcttcttcttctttgggGTGGCTGAATGCTTCCTCCTGGCCACCATGGCATATGACCGCTACGTGGCCATCTGCAGTCCCTTGCACTACCCAGTCATCATGAGCCAAAAGACATGTGCCAAACTGGCTGCCGCCTCCTGGTTTCCGGGCTTTCCCGTAGCTACTGTGCAGACCACATGGCTCTTCAGCTTTCCATTTTGTGGCCCCAACAAGGTGAACCACTTCTTCTGTGACAGCCCACCTGTGCTGAGGCTGGTCTGTGCAGACACAGCACTGTTTGAGATCTATGCCATCGTCGGAACCATTCTGGTAGTCATGATACCCTGCCTGCTGATCTTCTGTTCCTACACTCGCATTGCTGCTGCCATCCTCAAGATTCCATCAGCAAAGGGGAAGCATAAAGCCTTCTCTAcctgctcctcccacctcctTGTTGTCTCCCTTTTCTATGTATCTCTAAGCCTCACTTATTTTCGGCCTAAGTCCAATAATTCTCCTGAGAGCAAGAAGCTGCTGTCATTGTCCTACACTGTTGTGACTCCCATGTTGAACCCCATCATCTACAGCCTGAGAAATAACGAGGTGAAGAACGCCCTCAGCCGGACCTTCCATAAGGCCCCAGCCCTCAGAAGCTGTATCCCATAG
- the LOC134375716 gene encoding olfactory receptor 10A4, with protein MMWGNWTILTEFVLVSFSALSSELQALLFVLFLIVYLVTLMGNVLIILVTTADSALQSPMYFFLRNLSFLEIGFNLVIVPKMLGTLIIQDTNISFLGCATQMYFFFFFGAAECCLLATMAYDRYVAICDPLRYPVIMDRRSCAQLAAASWFSGLPVATVQTTWIFSFPFCGPNRVNHFFCDSPPVIALVCADTSLFELEALTATVLFILFPFLLILGSYVRILSTIFRMPSAEGKRKAFSTCSSHLLVVSLFYSTAILTYFRPRSSNSPESKKVLSLSYTVVTPMLNPIIYSLRNSEVKAALKRVIHRNLGPQEL; from the coding sequence ATGATGTGGGGAAACTGGACAATTCTCACTGAGTTTGTTCTTGTGAGCTTCTCAGCCCTGTCCTCTGAGCTACAGGCTCTACTGTTTGTCCTTTTTTTGATAGTTTACCTGGTTACCCTAATGGGCAATGTCCTCATCATCCTGGTCACTACAGCTGACTCTGCGCTACAAAGTCCTATGTACTTCTTCCTCAGAAACCTGTCCTTCCTGGAGATAGGTTTCAACTTGGTCATTGTGCCCAAGATGCTGGGGACCCTGATAATCCAAGACACAAACATCTCCTTCCTTGGCTGTGCCACTCAGATgtacttcttcttcttctttgggGCTGCTGAGTGCTGCCTCCTGGCCACCATGGCatatgaccgctatgtggccatctgtgaCCCCTTGCGCTACCCAGTCATCATGGACCGCAGGTCCTGTGCCCAGCTGGCAGCTGCCTCTTGGTTCTCAGGGCTTCCAGTGGCCACAGTGCAAACCACGTGGATTTTCAGTTTCCCTTTTTGTGGCCCCAACAGGGTGAACCACTTCTTTTGTGATAGCCCTCCTGTTATTGCACTGGTCTGTGCTGATACCTCTCTGTTTGAACTGGAGGCTCTGACAGCCACTGTCCTATTCATCCTCTTCCCTTTCTTGCTGATCCTGGGGTCCTATGTCCGCATCCTCTCTACTATCTTCAGGATGCCCTCAGCTGAGGGGAAACGCAAGGCCTTCTCCACCTGTTCCTCTCACCTCCTGGTTGTCTCCCTGTTCTACAGCACGGCCATCCTCACGTACTTCCGACCCCGATCTAGCAACTCTCCTGAGAGCAAGAAGGTGCTGTCACTCTCCTACACAGTGGTGACTCCAATGTTGAACCCCATCATCTACAGCTTAAGGAATAGTGAAGTAAAGGCTGCACTGAAGAGGGTCATCCACAGAAACCTGGGTCCTCAGGAACTATGA